From the genome of Vitis riparia cultivar Riparia Gloire de Montpellier isolate 1030 chromosome 2, EGFV_Vit.rip_1.0, whole genome shotgun sequence, one region includes:
- the LOC117929521 gene encoding haloacid dehalogenase-like hydrolase domain-containing protein Sgpp, translating into MTVSSGENSADSKYSLSGLAPLEAVLFDIDGTLCDSDPLHYYAFRELLLQIGYNGGVPITEELFIEKIAGKHNDDIARGLFPDWDLEKGLKFMDDKEALFRKLAKDQVKPLNGLDKIRKWIEDRGLKRAAVSNAPRPNAELMISLLGLSDFFHAVVVGSECDRAKPFPDPYLKALEVLQVSKDHTFIFEDSVSGIKAGVAAEMPVVGLTTRNPESLLMEAKPVFLIRDYDDPKLWAALAELDQKGAPGAAATA; encoded by the exons ATGACGGTTTCTTCTGGTGAAAACTCTGCCGATAG CAAATATTCTCTATCTGGACTTGCTCCTCTCGAAGCGGTCCTATTTGATATTGATGGAACTCTATGCGATTCAGATCCTCTGCACTACTATGCCTTCCGAGAATTGCTTCTGCAG ATAGGCTATAATGGTGGAGTTCCAATAACGGAGGAACTCTTCATTGAGAAGATTGCTGGCAAACATAATGATGATATTGCTAGGGGCCTCTTCCCTGACTGGGACCTTGAGAAGGGCTTAAAATTCATGGATGATAAGGAAGCTTTGTTCCGAAA ATTGGCGAAAGACCAAGTGAAACCCTTAAATGGCCTAGACAAGATAAGGAAATGGATTGAAGATCGAGGCTTGAAACGGGCTGCAGTTTCTAATGCTCCAAGACCAAATGCTGAACTCATGATCTCACTTCTCGGCCTCTCTGATTTCTTCCATGCAGTTGTTGTTGGCAGTGAATGTGATCGTGCCAAACCATTCCCAGACCCCTACTTGAAGGCTCTTGAAGTCCTCCAAGTGTCGAAGGATCACACTTTCATCTTCGAG GATTCTGTTTCGGGGATTAAGGCTGGGGTGGCTGCCGAAATGCCTGTTGTTGGTTTAACTACCAGGAATCCTGAAAGCTTGTTGATGGAAGCAAAACCCGTCTTTCTTATACGTGATTATGATGATCCCAAATTGTGGGCGGCTTTGGCAGAGCTTGATCAGAAGGGAGCTCCAGGAGCAGCAGCTACTGCTTAA